From a region of the Pristis pectinata isolate sPriPec2 chromosome 2, sPriPec2.1.pri, whole genome shotgun sequence genome:
- the clrn2 gene encoding clarin-2, which yields MPNLLKKALFSIAAIVSFISAILLTVALGTTRWVTGTILCKTGAEIVNATDPEMAKFIGHLYYGLFRGQKIRKCGLGGRYYEITIFPQLVKSLNAAVHVLVIFFICLAIAFAMVSFGFCIYNAVKVPYQAMKGTMGIYLWNLFAGLCGLFAIVCFFAAVKLHHHTERVANFREQVFKFVILQEYFDSSFWICVASPVVHIANILVVRISGIRFPTLKTKTEEANVTPEDLMY from the exons ATGCCCAACCTTCTGAAGAAAGCTCTTTTTTCTATAGCTGCCATTGTAAGTTTTATATCTGCAATCCTACTTACCGTGGCACTAGGAACAACAAGATGGGTGACTGGTACCATTCTGTGCAAAACAGGGGCTGAAATTGTGAATGCTACTGATCCAGAAATGGCAAAGTTTATAGGACACCTTTACTATGGACTATTCCGGGGACAAAAGATACGAAAATGTGGTCTTGGAGGACGGTACTATGAAATTACAA TTTTTCCACAGTTGGTGAAATCGTTGAACGCTGCTGTTCATGTTTTGGTTATATTCTTTATCTGCCTCGCAATTGCATTTGCTATGGTCAGTTTTGGGTTTTGTATTTACAACGCAGTGAAAGTCCCTTACCAAGCCATGAAAGGAACCATGGGCATCTACCTCTGGAATTTGTTTGCAG GTCTATGTGGATTGTTTGCAATTGTTTGCTTTTTTGCCGCTGTGAAGCTTCATCACCACACAGAACGAGTTGCCAATTTTCGTGAACAAGTTTTTAAGTTTGTTATACTTCAGGAATACTTCGATTCTTCCTTCTGGATCTGTGTGGCAAGCCCGGTGGTACATATAGCGAATATTTTAGTTGTGCGCATCAGCGGAATACGATTCCCCACATTAAAGACCAAAACAGAGGAAGCAAACGTCACACCTGAAGACCTAATGTACTAG